The genomic DNA CTTTATCAAGTTGAATGGCTTTGGCAGTTCGCTGCTGATTCTCTGGCTGCGGATGCTGGTGGTTGTGCCGCTGATGGTCTGGCTGGCACCAAAACTTCATCAACATACCTGGTACGAGATTCGCGGATTCTTTCAGTCGAAGGATCGGCTGCTGCTGGGGAGTGTGTTGGGCAGTGGCTTCTTCCTGTTCCTCTCCCAGGTGTTGATCTATATTGCGATCGGTCAAATTGGACCCGGTGTTGCAGTTACCATTCTCTTTATGTACCCGCTAGCAACTGTGCCGTTAGCCTGGGCATTGTTTGGCGATCGACCCACCCGGCTGCGGCTGATTGTGATGGCAGCGATTCTGTCCGGTGTCATTTTTACGGCTGCGCCTAAGATGGCAGCTTCGGCGGAGGTTTCCTGGAACGGGGTTATCACCGCAGTATGTTCGGGGATTGCCTTTGCCCTTTATCTAATCTCGATGCAAATTAGCTTCCGTAAGCTGCATCCGGTTCCAGTGAGCGTGATTCAGTTTGCCAGCATTTTTATCTTCTCCAGCATTAGTCTAATTGTGCTGGGGGTTGAAGTTGCGCCAACAAATCGGGTGGGATTGGCGATCGGCGGCTTGCTGCTGGGTGCCCTGACGCTGGTTGGCTATTTGCTCAATAACTTTGGCGTCCGGTTAATGGGGGCTGCCAGAGCCTCGATTATTGCCGCCAGCGGTCCTGCTCTCACCGCATTTCTGGCGTTTCTGCTGACCCCCGGCAGACAAACTGCTCTGCAATCGGTTCAAATCCTGGGGATTTTGATTGTGACGCTTGGCGTAACCGCGCTGAGTTTCGAGAAATTGCTGCCGCAAAATCGCTCGGTGAGACAGGTGAAGCCATCAAGTTGAGGGAATTTGGCTTAACCCAAGTAAGCTTTACGAATCCGCTCATCGCTTAAAAGTTCTGCGGCAGCACTGGTGAGCGTCATTTGTCCTGCCTCCAGCACATAGACGCGATCGGCGGTTTGCAGTGCTAAATTGGCGTTTTGTTCCACCAGCAGAACCGTGACTCCGGCATCGCGGAGCTGACGAATTACAGAAAAGATTTCCCGCACGATCTGCGGCGCGAGTCCCAGACTTGGTTCGTCCAGCAGCAGCAGACGGGGACGGCTCATGAGGGCACGGGCAATTGCCAGCATTTGCTGTTCGCCACCGCTGAGGGTTCCGGCAAGCTGGTTGCGGCGTTCGCCTAAGCGCGGGAAGGTGAGGAACTGTTTTTCCAGGTCGGATTTGATGGCGAGGCGCTCCGTTCGCGTGAATGCGCCTAATTCCAGATTTGTCTGAACCGTTTGCCGGGTGAGAACGCGCCGCCCTTCCGGACTGTGGGCAATTCCTAAGGTGACAACCTGACTCGGCGCAAGACGGGTGATGTCCTGTCCGTCATAGAAAATTTTTCCCCGCACCGGATCAACCAACCGCGAGATTGCCCGCAGGGTTGTACTTTTGCCCGCGCCGTTTGCCCCGATCAGCGTCACGATTTCGCCTTCAGCCACTTCCAGATCCAGGTTTTGTAATGCCTGAACTGCGCCATAGTTAACGGAGAGATTCTGAATTTGCAGCAGCGGTTTTGCCATAGATCCTATTCACCCAGATAAGCCGTAATCACCGCCGGATCGTTGCGTACCGTTTCCGGATCGCCCAGCGCAATCAATTGTCCGAAATCCAGCACCGCAATCCGATCGCACAGTCCCATCACCAGCGGTACGTGGTGTTCAATCAGCAGGACGGTCAGGTTAAAGCGATCGCGAATATCCCGAATCAAGTGACTCAGGGCACCCTTCTCGTTGGGATTCATTCCGGCAGCGGGTTCGTCTAATAGCAAAAGCTGGGGTTCGACTGCCAGGGCACGAGCCAGTTCCAAGCGCCGCTGATCGCCATATGCCAGATTTCGGGCGGTTTGCTGTGCCTTATCCGCCAGTCCCACCAGTTCCAGCAGCGAGAAGGCTTTAAGCTGAGTTTCCTGTTCCTCTGCTACGGCTTTTGGAGTGCCGACGATCGACTGCATCAGGTTGGCGTGGGTGTGCAGATAGCGGGCGATCGCCACATTTTCCAGCACAGACAGATTGCCAAACAGCCGCAAATTTTGAAACGTGCGGGCAATGCCCCGACGCGCAATTTGATAGGGACGCTGACGGGCGATCGATTGTCCCTGATAAAAAAGCTCACCGCTGGAAGGCGGAATCAATCCTGTAATCACATTAAATAAGGTCGTTTTTCCGGCTCCGTTGGGACCAATTAGCCCAAATATTTCGCCTGAACAAATGCTAAATGAAACATTGTTGACCGCAACCAAGCCGCTAAATCGGCGCGTCACCTGCTGAACTTCAAGAAGAGAGGATGGCTCAGGATTCATTTCTGATGGGTTTTATAGAAGTCACAATATCTGAAAAATTCGAGTGGGTTTGAAGATGTCGAGCCGCCCCCTAACCCCCACCTATTTTTTCTGCTCCTGAGGAGCGAGTGGGGGAACCGAACCAATGTCACAGGACTTTGTTGTAGAAAAGCTAAACCATTTAACCTCCGATCTTGTGCTTCAAGTGCAGCAAAATATAAGCGAATAATTAGGGGCTTGCAAGACGTATCATACGATTCATACCCCTGCCTTCATCGCCTTTTTCCTTCCCTTTAATCGATCGCCAATGCGCTTGAGTAACTCCGGTGTAATGATGCCCTGCGGATAGAAAATGCTGCTTAACACGATCAGCAATCCATAAAGAATCAGCCGACCATTCTGTAGAAAATCAGCTAAACCAGCGGGTAGCCCCGCAATTCCACCGATCGCCCTCAGGACTTCCGGTAAAGCCGTTAGCACCATTCCCCCAACTACTGGACCGACAAAAGTTCTTGACCCGCCGCTTAACACAAACGCAAGGTAAACAATGCTGGCATCGAAAGTGCCCTGCCTCGCATTCCAGGTATTGAGAAAATGGGCACTTACTGCCCCGACCACGCCTGCCAAAACGGCTCCTAATGTAAACGAAAGAACTTTATAGTAGGTGGGATTAATGCCCATTGTTGCTGCTGCTAATTCATCTTCCCGAATCGATCGCATCACCCGTCCAATTTCAATGCGCTCTAATCGATAAATAAACAACATACTGAATAACAAAAGCGGCAAAGCAATCCACAGATAGCCAATCTGAGTGGAAAAAGGCTGAGGAATGCCAAAAATCCCCACTGCTCCACCTGTAATCTCCAAGTTGAGCGACAGCACCCGCAGAATTTCCACAAATGCGATCGTCGCAATTGCCAGATAAATGCCCCGCAACCTCAGCACCGGAATCCCCAGGATGACTGCAAGAATGGCAGAAGCGATCGCCGCCAGTCCCATTTCAATCAGCACATAGACAAGAGGAAAGGTACTGCCGGAAAACTGAAAAACTTTCGTAGAAAGAATCGCCGCAATATAGCCCCCCAGCGCATAGAATCCAGGCGATGCCAGCGACAGTTGACCCGCCATCAGCGGCAGATAAACCGAGAGTCCCAGCATTGCCCCGAAGAGCATAGAGACGATGAGGAAGCCGTAGGTGTTGAGGAAGGACATTAGTTAAACCTTTTGGACGAAGCTTCTGCCCAGTAATCCCTGGGGACGGACGAGGAGGACGATGAAGAGGAGGGCAAAGGCGATCGCTTCTTTGTAGCCAGAATAGTCGGCGGGGACGAAGGCTTCTGCTAAGCCGATGACCAGTCCGCCCAGCACTGCACCGGGAATGTTGCCCAAGCCACCCAAAACGATGACCCCCAAGCCTTTTAAGCCGAAGGAAATGCCGAAGTAGGGTCCGGCAATGCTGACGCTGGAGCCAACCAATGTGCCTGCGACACCTGCCAAGAAGCCGCTCAGAAAAAAGGTGAGGGTGATGAATCGCTCGGTGTTAATGCCCAGCAGACTGGCAGTAGTGGCATCCTCTGCGACGGCTTGGAGTGCTTTACCAATGCGGGTGAAGCTAATCAGGTAGGTGAGAATGGCAACCAGGACGGCAGAAACGGCAAAGATCACCACCTGAACCGTTCTAATGGGGACGGGGCGATCGGCACTGCCAAAGTTAATCGAGGGAGGGAGATTGCCGTAAATATTGTCTGCGAAGGTATAGATTTCTGCGCCAACGAGGTACTGAATCAGATTCACAATCAGAACTGCCATGCCCAGGCTGGAAACCAGCGTCAGCAGGGGATCGGCTTTGCGAATTCGCAGCGGACGGAAGGCAAGTCGCTCAATTAAGACGGAAGCGAATCCTGCCAGTACACTGCCCACAATCAGGGCAACCAGAAACGGGAGCTGAATTGGCAATGCGGCGTTTGCTAGCAGACCGTTAAACCCAAACTTGCCGCCCGTTAGCGCATAGGTGAAATAGGCTCCGAGCGTGAATACTGCCCCGTGAGCAAAGTTGATAATGCCGAGAATTGAAAAGACCAGCGTATAGCCCAGCGCAAAGATCGCATAGACACTGCCGATCGAGATTCCGTTGAGAAACTGCTGGAGAAAAACCGTGAAATCCATAGAGAACGATCGGGGGAATCAATCAGGGAAGCGATCGGACTAAAGAGAAGCTGTGGTGCCTAGTGTCCAGGTTCTACCTGGATACGGATCGGAGGCGGCTCTGCCGCTAATAGTATCGGGGAGGCAGAGCCTCCCATAGATCATCCCAACGCAGAGCATTGGAACAAGAAGAACGAGAAGGGGAGAATTTACTTCAAGAATTCAAATCGTCCGTTGTTGCCGTCCGCATCCATCTTGATTTGCGCCACGTAGAACTGGCTTTGCTGAATTTCACCTTCGGGATCAAAGGCGATCGAGCCGATCGGGGTTTCATATTTGCCTGCCAGAATTTCCTTGTTGAGGTCTGTTCTAAGCTGTTCTAGCGACAGCGTATTCAGCTTGGTTTTGCTGTCCAGTGCTTTGAGTGCGTCTACGAAGACCTGAACGCCAGTAAATGCCTGGGCGCTAAACTGGGGCGGCTCTTTTTGATTCTGGGCTTTGTAGGCTTCGCGGAAGGCTTTGTTAATCGGATTGTCGAGTTCGGGACTGTATGCCTGGGCGATCAAAATGCCGTCGCAGTCCTTCTTGCAAACCGGAAAAATATTCGACGTATTCAGACCGTTACCGCCAATAATCAAACCTTTGTAGCCCAGATCGCGAAGCTGTTTGACCAGGTTGCCGCCGTCTGCTGCCAAGCCGGAAATAATTACCAGGTCGGGATTGGTGTTGATCGCGTTGGTTGCCTGGGTTTGAAAATCGGTGTCCGTCGTCTGGAATTTCTGCACCGTAGTTAGATTCAGATTGGCTTCCTTGACGGCGTTCTGAAAGGTTTCCGTTTCCGATTTGCTGAAGGCATCATTTTGGGCAAACAGCACGGCAACGTTTTTGATATTGGGATTAATCGTTAAAGCTTGCTTGAGCGCATTCGGAGCAACCACTGCCACCGGAGCCGATACCCGCGCAATATATTCGCCAATTTGCGGAATTCCCTTCGCCGTATTCGACGGACCCAGAACGGGAACCTTGGCGCGATCGGCAACCGGATCGGCGGCAAATGCTTGCTGAGAGAGGGTCGGTCCCACAATGCCAACCACTTTGTCCTGCGTAATCAGCGTATTAAAGGCGTTAATGGTGCCCTGCTCATCGCCTGCGGTGTCCTGAAGCACGATCTTGATCGGCGTGCCGTTAATGCCGCCCTGCTGATTGAAGTAGGTTTCAGCAATTTTTGCGCCAATTACCTGTTCCTGTCCGAGCAGAGCAACGTTGCTAGTTTGCGCGACTGCCACCCCGATCGGAATTGCGTCTGCCGCTCCTCCACTGGAACTCCCTGCCGTACTGGTTGAAGCTGCCGGATTATTAGAAGTATTGGTTTGGGCGCAGGCAACAATCAGCGAAAACGTAAATAGCGAGAGCAGCAGCCTCGTAACAATTCTTCTTGAAAACATTTGCTAAATCTCCGAATTAGGGAATCTGATCCATCAGGAATTGATGCTGATAGTCAGGCTTTCATTAACAGTGTTTAAGGGTAAAAACGGCACTAACAATCGACCTTCGTTTCAGGACGATCGCGCCTCATGCACTTCACCTTCAAAAGGACGAGATTTTTATTTTATGTAAAAATAAATCGTTTAATTTGCCTGAGTGAAGTCAATTAAGAAAGATTTCGGGTTTTATAAATTATTCGCAGATGAGCTGTCGCTCACTTTAGCTAATTGTCTAGTTTATACGCGGGTTGGGATGCATTGAATGTTTGTTACAGGCATTCGTAACAAAGAATAAAGAGCCAGCTGGAAATCAAAACTTTGATGCGCTCCTAACCTGTGGCAAGATGACATCAGCCTGAATTCTGATTCGGCTAAAAAACCTTTTGAAGCCCGTGCCAATGACCCGATCGCTGCTCAAAGTTTTTGAAAGCCGCAAAATTGCTGCCCTGTTGCTGCTGGGCTTTGCCTCCGGACTGCCCCTCTTTCTCACAAGCCGCACGCTACAAGCCTGGATGACGGCAGAACAGGTGGATCTAGGCGCGATCGGTCTATTCAGTCTGGTGGCGTTGCCCTATTCGTTGAAGTTTCTCTGGTCGCCGTTGCTCGATCGCTATGTACCACCATTTTTGGGACGCAGACGCGGCTGGCTGCTGGTAACTCAGGTTTTGCTGACGCTGGCGATCGGCGCAATGGCGCTCCAAAATCCCCGTCAGATGCTCCAGCTGCTTGCCCTGAATGCAGTGATTATTGCCTTCCTGAGTGCCACCCAGGACATTGCCGTTGATGCCTATCGGGTAGACGTACTGGAAGAACGGGAAACCGGAGCTGGAGCCGCCGTTGCCGTCCTGGGATACCGGATCGCGCTTTTGCTGACCGGATCGCTGGCGCTGATTCTGGCGGATCGGATTCCCTGGCAGATGGTCTACCTCTGCCTTGCCGGACTGATGGCGCTCTGTATTGGCTTCACCCTGTTTGCGCCCGAACCCGATCCGGCTCGTACCGATATTCGTCCGCCTGCCACCCTTGCCGATGCCGTCGTGCTGCCCTTCCGGGAGTTCTTTCA from Leptolyngbya ohadii IS1 includes the following:
- a CDS encoding ABC transporter ATP-binding protein translates to MAKPLLQIQNLSVNYGAVQALQNLDLEVAEGEIVTLIGANGAGKSTTLRAISRLVDPVRGKIFYDGQDITRLAPSQVVTLGIAHSPEGRRVLTRQTVQTNLELGAFTRTERLAIKSDLEKQFLTFPRLGERRNQLAGTLSGGEQQMLAIARALMSRPRLLLLDEPSLGLAPQIVREIFSVIRQLRDAGVTVLLVEQNANLALQTADRVYVLEAGQMTLTSAAAELLSDERIRKAYLG
- a CDS encoding ABC transporter ATP-binding protein, coding for MNPEPSSLLEVQQVTRRFSGLVAVNNVSFSICSGEIFGLIGPNGAGKTTLFNVITGLIPPSSGELFYQGQSIARQRPYQIARRGIARTFQNLRLFGNLSVLENVAIARYLHTHANLMQSIVGTPKAVAEEQETQLKAFSLLELVGLADKAQQTARNLAYGDQRRLELARALAVEPQLLLLDEPAAGMNPNEKGALSHLIRDIRDRFNLTVLLIEHHVPLVMGLCDRIAVLDFGQLIALGDPETVRNDPAVITAYLGE
- a CDS encoding branched-chain amino acid ABC transporter permease — its product is MSFLNTYGFLIVSMLFGAMLGLSVYLPLMAGQLSLASPGFYALGGYIAAILSTKVFQFSGSTFPLVYVLIEMGLAAIASAILAVILGIPVLRLRGIYLAIATIAFVEILRVLSLNLEITGGAVGIFGIPQPFSTQIGYLWIALPLLLFSMLFIYRLERIEIGRVMRSIREDELAAATMGINPTYYKVLSFTLGAVLAGVVGAVSAHFLNTWNARQGTFDASIVYLAFVLSGGSRTFVGPVVGGMVLTALPEVLRAIGGIAGLPAGLADFLQNGRLILYGLLIVLSSIFYPQGIITPELLKRIGDRLKGRKKAMKAGV
- a CDS encoding branched-chain amino acid ABC transporter permease — protein: MDFTVFLQQFLNGISIGSVYAIFALGYTLVFSILGIINFAHGAVFTLGAYFTYALTGGKFGFNGLLANAALPIQLPFLVALIVGSVLAGFASVLIERLAFRPLRIRKADPLLTLVSSLGMAVLIVNLIQYLVGAEIYTFADNIYGNLPPSINFGSADRPVPIRTVQVVIFAVSAVLVAILTYLISFTRIGKALQAVAEDATTASLLGINTERFITLTFFLSGFLAGVAGTLVGSSVSIAGPYFGISFGLKGLGVIVLGGLGNIPGAVLGGLVIGLAEAFVPADYSGYKEAIAFALLFIVLLVRPQGLLGRSFVQKV
- a CDS encoding ABC transporter substrate-binding protein produces the protein MFSRRIVTRLLLSLFTFSLIVACAQTNTSNNPAASTSTAGSSSGGAADAIPIGVAVAQTSNVALLGQEQVIGAKIAETYFNQQGGINGTPIKIVLQDTAGDEQGTINAFNTLITQDKVVGIVGPTLSQQAFAADPVADRAKVPVLGPSNTAKGIPQIGEYIARVSAPVAVVAPNALKQALTINPNIKNVAVLFAQNDAFSKSETETFQNAVKEANLNLTTVQKFQTTDTDFQTQATNAINTNPDLVIISGLAADGGNLVKQLRDLGYKGLIIGGNGLNTSNIFPVCKKDCDGILIAQAYSPELDNPINKAFREAYKAQNQKEPPQFSAQAFTGVQVFVDALKALDSKTKLNTLSLEQLRTDLNKEILAGKYETPIGSIAFDPEGEIQQSQFYVAQIKMDADGNNGRFEFLK
- a CDS encoding AmpG family muropeptide MFS transporter: MTRSLLKVFESRKIAALLLLGFASGLPLFLTSRTLQAWMTAEQVDLGAIGLFSLVALPYSLKFLWSPLLDRYVPPFLGRRRGWLLVTQVLLTLAIGAMALQNPRQMLQLLALNAVIIAFLSATQDIAVDAYRVDVLEERETGAGAAVAVLGYRIALLLTGSLALILADRIPWQMVYLCLAGLMALCIGFTLFAPEPDPARTDIRPPATLADAVVLPFREFFQRSGLGMGLVILLFIVLYRFGDGLVGNMATPFLLQTGFTQTDIGAIQGGMGLIATIVGALAGGAIVGQIGIYRSLWVFGIFQAVSNLAYFALAQLGQNYPAMVLAINVENFCGGLGTAGFVAYLISLCNPRFSATQYALLSSLVAVSRDILVAPAGTIAKSTGWSTFFLLTLLAALPGLLLLPICAPWNKKPEMVGHSALETDEEDRSQL